In the Arachis ipaensis cultivar K30076 chromosome B10, Araip1.1, whole genome shotgun sequence genome, one interval contains:
- the LOC107624350 gene encoding calcium-dependent protein kinase 26 — MGNNCVGSRDSKEGLFSFSYVASTPFWWSNPTTTILEPPSCTQPVQQNAPQPIKIDAHHQHYYKQEEDKQQSRQVVVRPEETPKAKLQSTKRSASAGLRADSVLPRQTGHIKEYFHLGAELGHGQYGTTFLCVEKATGIKYACKSIAKVKLLTDDDVDDVRREIQIMHHLAGSPNVVSIKGAYEDAIAVHVVMELCAGGELFDRIVERGHYTEKKAAKLVRTILSVVEACHSLGVMHRDLKPENFLFVDVHEDSTLKAIDFGMSAFFKPGDKFTDVVGSPYYIAPEVLCKHYGPEADVWSAGVMLYILLCGFPPFWGESEQEIFHEVLNGDLDFSSDPWPSISESAKDLVRSMLVRDPRKRITAHEVLCHPWIQENGVAPDKPLDSTVLSRLKQFSAMNKLKKMALRIIAENLSEEEISGLKEIFKMIDTDNSGQITFEEFKVGLRTFGANLSESEIYDLMQAADVDNSGTIEYGEFIAATMHLNKVKREDHLVTAFSYFDKDGSGYITQDELQQACEEFGMEDVSLDEIIREADQNNDGRIDYNEFVAMMQRGDTDLGKTGVKGSTSFRIGFREALSVC, encoded by the exons ATGGGAAACAATTGTGTTGGATCCAGAGATTCCAAGGAAGGACTATTCTCCTTCTCCTATGTTGCTTCCACTCCATTCTGGTGGTCTAATCCAACAACCACAATCCTAGAACCTCCTTCATGCACACAACCTGTTCAACAAAATGCTCCACAGCCCATCAAGATTGATGCTCATCATCAACACTATTACAAACAAGAGGAGGATAAGCAGCAATCTAGGCAAGTAGTAGTTAGACCAGAAGAGACACCAAAAGCAAAACTTCAAAGTACTAAGAGGTCTGCAAGTGCAGGGCTTCGAGCAGACTCGGTTCTGCCGAGACAAACCGGCCACATTAAAGAGTACTTTCATTTGGGAGCTGAGCTTGGGCATGGACAATATGGAACAACTTTTCTTTGTGTAGAGAAGGCTACTGGAATCAAGTATGCATGCAAGTCCATTGCAAAAGTGAAGTTGCTTACAGATGATGATGTGGATGATGTGAGGAGGGAGATTCAGATAATGCATCACTTGGCGGGAAGCCCCAATGTGGTCTCCATCAAAGGGGCTTACGAGGATGCCATTGCGGTTCATGTTGTCATGGAGTTGTGTGCAGGGGGTGAGCTCTTTGATAGGATTGTGGAAAGGGGCCATTACACGGAAAAGAAGGCGGCGAAGCTTGTCAGGACTATTCTCAGTGTTGTGGAGGCTTGCCACTCCCTTGGAGTTATGCATCGTGACCTTAAGCCAGAAAATTTCCTTTTTGTTGATGTCCATGAAGATTCCACCCTCAAGGCAATAGATTTTGGAATGTCTGCTTTTTTCAAACCAG GAGACAAATTCACCGATGTGGTAGGAAGTCCTTACTATATTGCACCCGAAGTTCTGTGCAAGCATTATGGCCCAGAAGCAGATGTTTGGAGTGCTGGTGTGATGCTATACATTCTCTTATGTGGATTCCCTCCATTTTGGGGCG AATCAGAGCAAGAGATATTTCACGAGGTTTTGAATGGTGATCTTGATTTCTCTTCTGATCCTTGGCCGAGTATCTCTGAAAGTGCAAAAGACTTGGTGAGGAGCATGCTTGTTAGAGATCCAAGAAAACGGATTACAGCTCATGAAGTTCTTT GTCACCCTTGGATTCAAGAAAATGGAGTTGCTCCAGACAAGCCTTTAGATTCTACGGTTTTGAGTCGCCTGAAGCAGTTTTCTGCAATGAACAAGCTCAAGAAAATGGCTCTCAGA ATTATTGCAGAGAATCTCTCTGAAGAAGAAATTTCAGGATTGAAAGAAATATTCAAGATGATAGACACGGACAACAGTGGTCAAATAACTTTTGAAGAATTCAAGGTTGGACTGAGAACGTTTGGTGCTAATCTCAGCGAATCAGAAATTTACGATCTAATGCAAGCT GCAGATGTTGATAACAGTGGCACAATTGAGTATGGGGAATTCATAGCTGCAACAATGCATTTAAACAAAGTCAAAAGAGAAGATCATTTGGTCACAGCTTTCTCATACTTTGATAAAGATGGAAGTGGCTACATCACTCAAGATGAGCTTCAACAAGCTTGTGAAGAATTTGGCATGGAGGATGTCAGCTTGGATGAAATCATCCGAGAAGCTGATCAGAATAAC GATGGCAGAATAGACTACAATGAATTTGTTGCAATGATGCAGAGAGGAGATACAGATTTAGGAAAGACTGGTGTAAAAGGTAGCACTAGTTTTAGAATTGGATTTAGGGAAGCACTTTCAGTATGTTGA
- the LOC107623866 gene encoding uncharacterized protein LOC107623866: MGWVWRDDDDGDNGNVNANSSSSVAVGEQCSTRRIVRSQCKTEEVEPGKFIKKCEKTEELFRDCVGKPVEVVQSNKEYTEEDVTDEVLRGGRFASSDRGVSGVFDFPGLRSDIEHMERSIFGGIEDMERSIFGGLSRFFGAAEEMKNGLFDVFANTPGIFDGESSSSSSYRRGIPIEEHNHGQEAHAKPKDKESTETDFAAMAKDV, translated from the exons ATGGGATGGGTCTGGAGGGACGACGACGACGGCGACAACGGCAACGTAAACGCCAACAGCAGCAGTTCCGTGGCCGTCGGCGAGCAATGCTCCACCCGTAGAATCGTGAGATCGCAGTGCAAAACTGAAGAGGTAGAGCCGGGAAAGTTCATCAAAAAGTGCGAGAAAACCGAAGAGCTTTTCAGGGATTGCGTCGGAAA GCCTGTTGAAGTGGTGCAATCAAACAAAGAATATACCGAAGAGGATGTCACAGATGAGGTTCTAAGAGGAGGTCGGTTTGCTTCTTCAGACCGTGGTGTCAGTGGTGTGTTTGACTTCCCTGGGCTGCGAAGCGATATTGAACACATGGAACGAAGCATCTTTGGTGGTATCGAAGACATGGAACGAAGCATCTTTGGGGGTCTCAGTCGTTTCTTTGGAGCAGCTGAAGAAATGAAGAACGGTTTATTTGATGTGTTTGCTAACACTCCAGGCATATTTGATGGAGAGtcgtcatcttcatcatcttATAGACGAGGCATACCTATTGAAGAGCATAATCACGGGCAAGAAGCTCACGCTAAACCCAAGGATAAGGAATCGACGGAAACTGATTTTGCTGCAATGGCTAAAGACGTTTAA